The Microbacterium foliorum genome has a window encoding:
- the tal gene encoding transaldolase, with the protein MSTPTADLAAAGVSIWLDDLSRTRISSGNLAELIETRNVVGVTTNPTIFANAITDKNNTSYDAQVTELAASGATAEEAVFAATTQDVAAALDVFRPVWEKSGHVDGRVSIEVSPDLAHDTEGTVASAKELWAKVDRPNLLVKIPATKAGLPAITEAIASGISVNVTLIFSLERYAEVIDAYLTGLERAHSADFDLSSIHSVASFFVSRVDTETDKRLSAIGTDEAEALKSKAGLANARLAYELFEQKFAEKRAQDLIKLGANAQRPLWASTGVKDPALPDTLYVTELVAKDVVNTMPEKTLEATFDHGVVSGDTITGGYEEAREVFAGLAALGIDFTDVTQVLEDEGVSKFIDSWHDLLTQVAEALEAQR; encoded by the coding sequence ATGAGCACCCCCACCGCAGACCTCGCCGCAGCCGGTGTCAGCATCTGGCTCGACGACCTGTCCCGCACCCGCATCTCCTCCGGCAACCTGGCCGAGCTGATCGAGACCCGCAACGTCGTCGGCGTCACCACCAACCCGACGATCTTCGCGAACGCGATCACCGACAAGAACAACACGTCGTACGACGCTCAGGTCACCGAGCTCGCCGCCTCCGGCGCGACCGCCGAAGAGGCCGTCTTCGCCGCGACCACGCAGGACGTCGCTGCGGCCCTGGATGTCTTCCGTCCCGTGTGGGAGAAGTCGGGTCACGTCGACGGCCGCGTGTCCATCGAGGTCTCCCCTGACCTCGCACACGACACCGAGGGCACCGTCGCTTCCGCCAAGGAGCTGTGGGCCAAGGTCGACCGCCCGAACCTGCTGGTCAAGATCCCCGCGACGAAGGCGGGCCTCCCGGCGATCACCGAGGCCATCGCATCCGGCATCAGCGTCAACGTCACGCTGATCTTCAGCCTCGAGCGCTACGCCGAGGTCATCGATGCGTACCTCACCGGTCTCGAGCGGGCGCACAGCGCCGACTTCGACCTGTCGAGCATCCACTCGGTCGCGTCGTTCTTCGTGTCGCGTGTCGACACCGAGACCGACAAGCGTCTGTCCGCGATCGGCACCGACGAGGCCGAGGCACTGAAGAGCAAGGCGGGGCTCGCCAACGCCCGTCTCGCCTACGAGCTCTTCGAGCAGAAGTTCGCGGAGAAGCGCGCTCAGGACCTCATCAAGCTCGGCGCCAACGCGCAGCGTCCGCTCTGGGCGTCGACCGGCGTCAAGGACCCGGCTCTGCCCGACACGCTCTACGTCACCGAGCTCGTCGCGAAGGACGTCGTCAACACGATGCCCGAGAAGACGCTCGAAGCGACCTTCGACCACGGCGTCGTCTCGGGAGACACCATCACCGGCGGCTACGAGGAGGCTCGCGAGGTCTTCGCCGGACTGGCCGCGCTGGGAATCGACTTCACCGACGTCACCCAGGTGCTGGAGGACGAGGGCGTCTCGAAGTTCATCGATTCGTGGCATGACCTGCTCACGCAGGTGGCCGAGGCCCTCGAGGCCCAGCGATGA
- the zwf gene encoding glucose-6-phosphate dehydrogenase, whose translation MSVPISRGHNPLRDPDDRRLNRIAGPSALVIFGVTGDLSRKKLMPAVYDLANRGLLPPGFALVGFARRDWEDQDFAKVVYDAVKEHARTPFREETWAQLLQGIRFVSGEFDNPDSFRKLRETVDQLDVERGTMGNHAFYLSIPPKSFAVVAQQLKDSGLVGANDDDDERWRRVVIEKPFGHDLESARELNAALEVAFSPDSIFRIDHYLGKETVQNILALRFANELYEPIWNRNYVDHVQITMAEDIGVGGRAGYYDGVGAARDVIQNHLLQLLALTAMEEPISLSAEHLRAEKEKVLAAVHVPDDLSLATARGQYAGGWQGGEQVTGFLDEDGMNPQSATETYAAIKLEIDTRRWSGVPFYLRTGKRLGRRVTEVAVVFKKAPEHLFGRSNTAELGQNALVIRVQPDEGVTIRFGSKVPGNGTNVRDVTMDFGYGHAFTEASPEAYERLILDVLLGDPPLFPRHEEVELSWKILDPVEEFWAAEGGPVDQYAPGSWGPASADDLLARDGRVWRRP comes from the coding sequence ATGTCTGTTCCCATCTCGCGCGGGCACAACCCGCTGCGTGACCCCGATGATCGCCGCCTCAACCGGATCGCGGGGCCCAGCGCCCTCGTGATCTTCGGCGTCACCGGAGACCTGTCACGCAAGAAGCTCATGCCCGCGGTCTACGACCTCGCCAACCGCGGACTCCTTCCGCCCGGATTCGCCCTCGTCGGGTTCGCCCGTCGCGACTGGGAAGACCAGGACTTCGCGAAGGTCGTCTACGACGCCGTCAAGGAGCACGCGCGCACCCCCTTCCGGGAAGAGACGTGGGCTCAGCTGCTCCAGGGCATCCGGTTCGTGTCGGGCGAGTTCGACAACCCCGATTCGTTCCGCAAGCTCCGCGAGACGGTCGATCAGCTCGATGTCGAACGCGGCACGATGGGCAACCACGCGTTCTACCTGTCGATCCCGCCGAAGTCGTTCGCCGTCGTCGCGCAGCAGCTCAAGGACTCGGGTCTCGTCGGTGCGAACGACGATGACGACGAGCGCTGGCGTCGCGTCGTCATCGAGAAGCCGTTCGGGCATGATCTCGAATCCGCGCGCGAGCTGAACGCCGCCCTCGAGGTCGCGTTCTCTCCGGATTCGATCTTCCGCATCGACCACTACCTCGGCAAGGAGACCGTCCAGAACATCCTGGCGCTCCGCTTCGCCAATGAGCTCTACGAGCCGATCTGGAACCGCAACTACGTCGACCACGTGCAGATCACGATGGCCGAGGACATCGGCGTCGGCGGACGCGCGGGGTATTACGACGGAGTCGGAGCCGCGCGCGACGTCATCCAGAACCACCTTCTGCAGCTTCTCGCGCTCACCGCCATGGAAGAGCCGATCAGCCTGTCCGCGGAGCACCTCCGCGCCGAGAAGGAGAAGGTCCTCGCGGCAGTGCATGTGCCGGACGACCTCTCACTCGCGACCGCTCGCGGACAGTACGCCGGCGGATGGCAGGGTGGCGAGCAGGTCACCGGATTCCTCGACGAAGACGGCATGAACCCGCAGTCGGCCACCGAGACCTACGCGGCCATCAAGCTCGAGATCGACACCCGTCGCTGGTCTGGGGTCCCGTTCTACCTGCGCACGGGCAAGCGTCTCGGCCGCCGAGTCACCGAGGTCGCCGTGGTGTTCAAGAAGGCGCCCGAGCACCTCTTCGGACGCTCGAACACGGCGGAGCTGGGGCAGAACGCCCTCGTCATCCGCGTGCAGCCCGACGAGGGCGTCACGATCCGTTTCGGCTCCAAGGTCCCCGGCAACGGCACCAATGTGCGCGACGTCACGATGGACTTCGGATACGGACACGCCTTCACCGAGGCGAGCCCCGAGGCGTACGAGCGTCTGATCCTCGACGTCCTTCTGGGTGACCCGCCCCTGTTCCCGCGACACGAGGAGGTCGAGCTCTCGTGGAAGATCCTCGACCCCGTGGAGGAGTTCTGGGCCGCCGAGGGCGGTCCGGTCGACCAGTACGCACCCGGCTCCTGGGGTCCGGCATCCGCCGATGACCTTCTGGCCCGCGACGGACGAGTGTGGAGACGCCCATGA
- a CDS encoding glucose-6-phosphate dehydrogenase assembly protein OpcA, translated as MIIDLPDTTVSQVAKQLVKVREEGGAVALGRVLTLIISARNGVAEAAIDAANDASREHPMRVIVVTTGDGDAHLDAQIRVGGDAGASEVVVLHAYGDAASNEESLVTGLLLPDAPVVAWWPEEAPAAPSESPLGRIAQRRITDAATAPDVRDRLALLGETHAPGDTDLAWTRLTYWREQLAAVLDQPPYEEVTAVEVRGGSASPSTALLAAWLQMALDVPVTWSYEDPEHWQEGIKGVRLHRESGDILLERPTPGAAVLTQPDQPDHDLHLPRRTLRECLAEELRRLDPDVLYGRVITEGWEKLGPPKTGE; from the coding sequence ATGATCATCGATCTTCCCGACACGACCGTCAGCCAGGTCGCCAAGCAGCTGGTCAAGGTGCGCGAAGAGGGCGGCGCGGTCGCTCTCGGCCGCGTGCTCACGCTCATCATCTCGGCCCGAAACGGCGTGGCCGAGGCGGCCATCGACGCGGCGAACGATGCGTCGCGCGAGCACCCCATGCGCGTGATCGTCGTCACCACCGGTGACGGCGACGCACACCTCGACGCGCAGATCCGCGTCGGCGGCGACGCCGGCGCCAGCGAGGTCGTGGTGCTCCACGCCTACGGTGACGCGGCGAGCAACGAGGAGAGCCTGGTCACCGGGCTGCTGCTTCCCGACGCTCCCGTCGTCGCCTGGTGGCCGGAGGAAGCACCGGCCGCACCCTCGGAGTCCCCGCTGGGCAGGATCGCGCAGCGACGCATCACGGATGCCGCGACCGCCCCCGACGTCCGCGATCGGCTCGCGCTCCTCGGCGAGACGCACGCCCCCGGTGACACCGACCTCGCCTGGACGCGTCTGACGTACTGGCGTGAGCAGCTGGCCGCCGTGCTCGACCAGCCCCCGTACGAAGAGGTCACGGCTGTTGAGGTCCGAGGCGGTTCCGCCTCTCCGTCGACAGCTCTGCTCGCGGCGTGGCTGCAGATGGCGCTCGACGTCCCGGTCACCTGGTCGTACGAGGATCCGGAGCACTGGCAGGAGGGCATCAAGGGTGTGCGTCTGCACCGCGAGTCGGGCGACATCCTGCTCGAGCGCCCGACGCCGGGTGCTGCCGTCCTCACCCAGCCGGATCAGCCGGACCACGACCTGCATCTCCCCCGGCGCACCCTTCGCGAGTGTCTCGCCGAGGAGCTGCGCAGGCTCGACCCTGACGTCCTGTACGGTCGAGTGATCACCGAGGGCTGGGAGAAGCTGGGCCCGCCCAAGACAGGAGAATGA
- the pgl gene encoding 6-phosphogluconolactonase, with protein MSTQTTSAEKRVVVEATPEALATSVADRFLTRLRARTRNGRIAHVALTGGSMGGAVLRATLRNPRSAQIDWSLVHFWWGDERFVARDDADRNALQSREALLDHIAVPEENVHEVAASGEGLTLDEAAAAYAAELARFGTSEHPWPSFAVCFLGVGPDGHIASLFPDRTEVTVTDAAALPVRDSPKPPPERVTLTRPVLNASKRVWLVLTGADKASALGLALAGASYTNVPAAGAKGRKRTVFFVDEAAASEVSPDLIDPAY; from the coding sequence ATGTCGACGCAGACAACGTCCGCGGAGAAGCGCGTCGTGGTCGAGGCCACCCCTGAGGCTCTCGCCACGAGCGTGGCCGACAGATTCCTCACCCGGTTGCGCGCTCGCACGCGAAACGGTCGGATCGCCCACGTCGCCCTCACCGGGGGATCGATGGGCGGGGCCGTGCTGCGAGCGACCCTCCGAAACCCGAGGTCGGCGCAGATCGACTGGTCTCTCGTGCATTTCTGGTGGGGAGACGAGCGGTTCGTCGCGCGCGACGATGCCGATCGCAACGCCCTCCAGTCCCGGGAGGCGCTGCTCGATCACATCGCCGTTCCCGAGGAGAACGTGCACGAGGTGGCGGCTTCCGGAGAGGGCCTGACCCTCGACGAGGCGGCTGCGGCCTACGCCGCCGAGCTCGCGAGGTTCGGCACCTCCGAGCACCCCTGGCCGTCGTTCGCGGTCTGCTTCCTCGGGGTCGGTCCCGATGGTCACATCGCCTCGCTCTTCCCCGACCGCACCGAGGTCACGGTGACGGATGCTGCCGCACTCCCCGTTCGCGACTCCCCCAAGCCGCCGCCCGAGCGCGTGACGCTCACCCGCCCGGTGCTCAATGCCTCGAAGCGGGTGTGGCTGGTGCTCACGGGGGCCGACAAGGCGTCGGCACTGGGCCTCGCGCTCGCAGGGGCCAGCTACACGAACGTGCCCGCAGCGGGTGCGAAAGGACGCAAGCGCACGGTGTTCTTCGTCGACGAGGCCGCGGCCTCGGAGGTGTCGCCGGACCTCATCGATCCGGCGTACTGA
- a CDS encoding DMT family transporter: MTGADDVTEQLVGVFQNPKLLLGIPLALAGAVFMSLGAQYQHRGVEKVERLSGANGTSGLSAGQIRALLTRPSWLAGTVMLALAIVCQLAALSQAPLIVVQPLGAIALVITTLLNARISGHSPTRQSITAIVCCVGGIFLFVFFAAIFATEKEIADTELFTILAILLVVIIVLGACWLVLRRRMRALFYVIGAGILYGFVATLAKAVINRIEAGNFEWITVICVIALIAAAAVGAYFVQTAYSSGPPDLVIAGLTVVDPLIAVLIGMVVLGEAAAAPPWVLVIFGVAGAIAVWGVVGLARYHPQVLSDSQDLGITRGSDAKGPEENPEA; encoded by the coding sequence ATGACTGGGGCGGACGACGTCACAGAGCAGCTGGTTGGCGTCTTTCAGAACCCCAAGCTGCTCCTCGGCATCCCGCTGGCGCTGGCGGGTGCCGTCTTCATGTCGCTCGGTGCGCAGTACCAGCATCGCGGAGTGGAGAAGGTCGAGCGTCTGAGCGGGGCGAACGGCACCAGCGGTCTGAGCGCCGGCCAGATCAGGGCGCTCCTCACCCGTCCGTCGTGGTTGGCGGGCACGGTGATGCTCGCACTGGCCATCGTGTGCCAGCTCGCCGCGCTCTCGCAGGCTCCGCTGATCGTCGTGCAGCCGCTCGGCGCCATCGCGCTCGTGATCACCACGCTGCTGAACGCGCGGATCTCCGGACACTCACCCACCAGGCAGTCGATCACCGCGATCGTGTGCTGTGTGGGCGGGATCTTCCTCTTCGTCTTCTTCGCCGCCATCTTCGCGACCGAGAAGGAGATCGCCGACACCGAGCTCTTCACGATCCTGGCGATCCTGCTCGTCGTCATCATCGTGCTCGGGGCCTGCTGGCTCGTCCTCCGTCGCCGCATGCGCGCGCTCTTCTACGTCATCGGCGCGGGCATCCTCTACGGCTTCGTCGCCACCCTCGCGAAGGCCGTGATCAACCGGATCGAAGCCGGCAACTTCGAGTGGATCACAGTGATCTGCGTGATCGCTCTGATCGCCGCGGCAGCCGTGGGCGCCTACTTCGTGCAGACCGCCTACAGCTCCGGCCCTCCCGACCTCGTGATCGCCGGCCTGACGGTCGTCGATCCGCTCATCGCAGTGCTCATCGGAATGGTCGTGCTGGGGGAGGCTGCCGCCGCTCCGCCGTGGGTCCTGGTGATCTTCGGTGTCGCAGGCGCGATCGCCGTGTGGGGCGTCGTGGGACTCGCCCGCTACCACCCTCAGGTGCTGAGCGACAGTCAGGACCTCGGCATCACCCGGGGCAGCGACGCGAAAGGCCCCGAGGAGAACCCCGAGGCCTGA
- the def gene encoding peptide deformylase, whose product MAVLPIRIMGDPVLHSPASPVDEITDDIRVLVADMFETMDIAPGVGLAAPQVGVPLRLYTYSYVDDDDQPWRGVIINPELWMVPLEPGEPDDELESEGCLSFPGERFPLRRSERVRVTGIDLEGAPVEIAVDGWRARIMQHEFDHLDGILYIDRLSDGDWKIVQKIAKKRGWGKPGANWMPGVDDLEG is encoded by the coding sequence GTGGCTGTTCTTCCTATTCGCATCATGGGCGACCCCGTCCTGCACTCCCCCGCCTCCCCCGTCGACGAGATCACCGACGACATCCGCGTCCTCGTCGCCGACATGTTCGAGACCATGGACATCGCTCCTGGCGTCGGGCTCGCCGCCCCACAGGTCGGCGTGCCACTGCGCCTGTACACGTACTCCTACGTCGATGACGACGATCAGCCCTGGCGCGGGGTCATCATCAATCCCGAGCTGTGGATGGTGCCGCTCGAGCCGGGCGAACCCGATGACGAGCTCGAGTCCGAGGGATGCCTCTCGTTCCCCGGCGAGCGATTCCCGCTGCGCCGCTCCGAGCGGGTGCGGGTGACGGGGATCGACCTCGAGGGAGCCCCGGTCGAGATCGCCGTCGACGGATGGCGGGCGCGCATCATGCAGCACGAGTTCGATCACCTCGACGGCATCCTCTACATCGACCGCCTGTCGGACGGCGACTGGAAGATCGTGCAGAAGATCGCCAAGAAGCGCGGCTGGGGCAAGCCGGGCGCCAACTGGATGCCGGGCGTCGACGATCTCGAAGGCTGA
- a CDS encoding septum formation family protein: MRTRRALALAGSAVALSVALTGCSAINGILGGGAGDADRDEETGQVTESSNIDIFALKLGDCKMASASGLIEDADVVPCDQPHDEEVYYEITMKDGEFSEEDVDTASQECIGDAYTSFIGVAYDDSALEVYPITPTQDTWDQLNDRVVQCVVTDPAGQTTGSLKGAAR, from the coding sequence ATGCGCACGCGACGCGCACTGGCGCTGGCAGGTTCTGCGGTGGCGCTGTCGGTCGCTCTGACCGGCTGCAGCGCAATCAACGGCATTCTCGGAGGAGGTGCCGGCGACGCGGATCGCGACGAGGAAACCGGACAGGTCACCGAGAGCTCGAACATCGACATCTTCGCGCTCAAGCTCGGCGACTGCAAGATGGCCAGCGCCTCCGGTCTGATCGAGGATGCCGATGTCGTCCCGTGCGACCAGCCGCACGATGAAGAGGTTTACTACGAGATCACGATGAAAGACGGCGAGTTCTCCGAAGAGGACGTCGACACCGCCTCGCAGGAGTGCATCGGCGACGCGTACACGAGCTTCATCGGCGTCGCGTACGACGATTCCGCACTCGAGGTGTACCCGATCACCCCGACGCAGGACACCTGGGACCAGCTGAACGACCGCGTCGTGCAGTGCGTCGTCACCGACCCGGCAGGCCAGACCACCGGCTCCCTCAAGGGCGCCGCGCGCTGA
- a CDS encoding ATP-binding cassette domain-containing protein, whose amino-acid sequence MASRPESTNAIDSSDLVIDRVGHSGPTRAIDGVSFSLAPGELICVAGPTGSGKSTLVAALAGSTDASVRVVGGSAQVCGVDIRRPGRKHRVLTYRTGFVPQGAGADLPPQLTVNEVIAEPILMREKRVNAKALSIRVATLLDELHLPLGTASKFPYELSAGMRQRVAIARSFVLEPRVLIADEILANLDLEVRPVVFDAITRRRKELGMGALLVTNDADFIRELNAETLMLRGGHVVARGVGKDLLWAPNAEADSGL is encoded by the coding sequence ATGGCCTCTCGCCCCGAGTCGACGAACGCGATCGACAGCTCAGACCTCGTGATCGACCGCGTGGGCCACAGCGGTCCCACCCGCGCGATAGACGGAGTCAGCTTCTCGCTCGCGCCCGGTGAGCTCATCTGCGTCGCGGGGCCGACCGGGTCGGGCAAGTCCACGCTCGTGGCCGCACTGGCAGGCTCGACCGATGCCTCCGTCCGGGTCGTCGGAGGGAGCGCGCAGGTCTGCGGCGTCGACATCCGCCGTCCGGGGCGCAAGCATCGGGTGCTCACCTACCGCACGGGCTTCGTGCCCCAGGGGGCCGGTGCGGACCTTCCGCCCCAGCTCACGGTCAACGAGGTGATCGCGGAGCCCATTCTGATGCGCGAGAAGCGCGTGAACGCGAAGGCGCTGTCGATCCGGGTCGCGACGCTGCTCGACGAGCTGCATCTCCCGCTCGGCACGGCATCGAAGTTCCCGTATGAGCTCAGCGCCGGGATGCGCCAGCGGGTCGCGATCGCCCGGTCGTTCGTGCTCGAGCCGCGGGTGCTGATCGCCGACGAGATCCTCGCCAACCTCGACCTCGAGGTCAGGCCGGTGGTGTTCGACGCGATCACACGACGCCGCAAGGAACTGGGCATGGGTGCGCTGCTCGTCACCAACGACGCCGACTTCATCCGCGAGCTGAACGCCGAGACCCTCATGCTCCGCGGCGGGCATGTGGTGGCGCGCGGCGTGGGCAAGGACCTGCTCTGGGCGCCGAACGCCGAGGCGGATTCGGGGCTCTGA
- the dnaG gene encoding DNA primase, translating to MPLIRQADVDEVKARTNIADIVGERVALKSAGVGSLKGLCPFHDEKSPSFHVRPQVGYYHCFGCGASGDVYSFLREMDHVSFTEAVERLAGRVGLALHYEDGGSAPETSGRSRLYAANTAAAEYFRGQLLTADAEEGRRFLGERGFDAGAAAHFGVGFAPRGWDKMLKALTAQGFTREELSTAGLVSTGQRGVYDRFRGRLVWPIRDVSGQTIGFGARKLFDDDQGPKYLNTPETPIYKKAQVLYGLDLAKRDIARGDPRRVVVVEGYTDVMACHLAGLTTAIATCGTAFGTDHIKVLRRVMGDDNASGEVVFTFDGDEAGQKAALRAFTEDDRFNAQTFVAVAPDGLDPCDLRLQRGDAAVRSLMETKQPMFEFAIDRKLSGFDLATVEGRVGALRAAAPIVAEIRDRLLRPGYERVLARRLGMDPTEVHSEVERAARGGAQTSRHETVTRHDTASESGASSALAPVTLANLPRTADVAVERDALMGALQYGHQVDQALLARALGAPFRTPGLDAVREAVAAAPDRTRSGWVTDAVNSVREPYRSLAGELLMTPFPARNEEGAVASTTDLARRLIMRSLQQEKEELLGAVQRVPADSDGGRALRMRLRDIDVERQRFTES from the coding sequence ATGCCCCTCATCCGCCAGGCCGACGTCGACGAGGTCAAGGCGCGCACGAACATCGCCGACATCGTCGGAGAGCGTGTCGCGCTCAAGTCGGCGGGAGTGGGGTCACTCAAGGGACTCTGCCCGTTCCACGACGAGAAGAGCCCGAGTTTCCACGTGCGGCCCCAGGTGGGCTACTACCACTGCTTCGGATGCGGCGCATCGGGTGACGTCTACTCGTTCCTCCGCGAGATGGACCACGTCAGCTTCACCGAAGCCGTCGAGCGCCTCGCCGGACGCGTCGGCCTCGCACTGCACTACGAAGACGGCGGATCTGCACCGGAGACGAGCGGACGCAGCCGCCTGTACGCCGCCAACACGGCCGCGGCGGAGTACTTCCGCGGGCAGCTGCTCACCGCGGATGCCGAGGAGGGACGTCGCTTCCTGGGTGAGCGTGGCTTCGACGCCGGAGCGGCCGCGCATTTCGGCGTCGGCTTCGCCCCACGCGGCTGGGACAAGATGCTCAAGGCGCTGACGGCGCAGGGTTTCACCCGCGAGGAGCTGAGCACGGCCGGCCTCGTCTCCACGGGTCAGCGCGGAGTGTACGACCGGTTCCGCGGCCGCCTGGTGTGGCCCATCCGCGACGTGTCAGGGCAGACGATCGGATTCGGCGCTCGCAAGCTGTTCGACGACGACCAGGGGCCGAAGTACCTGAACACCCCCGAGACCCCGATCTACAAGAAGGCGCAGGTGCTGTACGGTCTCGATCTCGCCAAGCGCGACATCGCCCGTGGCGACCCACGTCGGGTCGTGGTGGTCGAGGGCTACACCGATGTGATGGCGTGCCATCTGGCGGGTCTCACCACCGCGATCGCCACCTGTGGAACGGCCTTCGGCACCGATCACATCAAGGTACTGCGGCGGGTCATGGGCGACGACAACGCCTCGGGCGAGGTGGTCTTCACGTTCGACGGTGACGAGGCCGGCCAGAAGGCGGCCCTGAGGGCGTTCACCGAAGACGATCGCTTCAACGCGCAGACGTTCGTGGCCGTCGCACCGGACGGTCTCGATCCCTGCGATCTGCGACTGCAGCGCGGCGATGCCGCCGTGCGCTCTCTCATGGAGACCAAGCAGCCGATGTTCGAGTTCGCCATCGACCGCAAGCTGAGCGGCTTCGATCTCGCCACCGTCGAGGGGCGGGTCGGTGCCCTGCGCGCCGCGGCGCCGATCGTCGCCGAGATCCGCGACCGCCTGCTGCGCCCCGGCTACGAGCGCGTCCTCGCCCGCCGCCTTGGCATGGATCCGACCGAGGTGCACAGCGAGGTCGAGCGGGCGGCTCGCGGGGGAGCGCAGACGTCGCGCCACGAGACCGTCACCCGGCACGACACCGCATCCGAGTCCGGGGCGAGCTCTGCGCTCGCACCGGTGACGCTCGCGAACCTGCCCCGCACCGCCGACGTCGCCGTCGAGCGCGACGCATTGATGGGGGCGTTGCAGTACGGGCACCAGGTCGATCAGGCGTTGCTCGCACGCGCGCTCGGTGCTCCGTTCCGCACGCCGGGTCTCGATGCCGTGCGAGAGGCTGTCGCCGCCGCCCCCGATCGCACCCGATCGGGCTGGGTGACGGATGCCGTGAACTCGGTGCGCGAGCCGTACCGCTCACTCGCGGGGGAGCTGCTGATGACGCCGTTCCCCGCGCGCAACGAAGAGGGTGCTGTCGCGTCGACGACCGACCTCGCCCGTCGTCTGATCATGCGGAGCCTTCAGCAGGAGAAGGAGGAGCTGCTCGGTGCCGTGCAGCGGGTGCCGGCAGACTCCGACGGAGGACGTGCGCTGCGGATGCGTCTGCGGGACATCGACGTCGAGCGTCAGCGGTTCACCGAGTCGTAA
- a CDS encoding deoxyguanosinetriphosphate triphosphohydrolase, with protein sequence MAADPQAHTAGGRSDGYDPRDAERFFAETHRSARGDFARDRARVLHSAALRRLAAKTQVLSPASTADFARNRLTHSLEVAQVGRELATELGISADVVDTACLSHDLGHPPFGHNGERALNEWAEPIGGFEGNAQSLRILTRLEAKAIDDDGQSVGLNLTRASLDATCKYPWTVDHPVPDPGGRLKFGVYPDDEAVFRWMREGAPGRLRCIEAEVMDLSDDIGYSVHDFEDAILNGYVDVAQLSDPREHDALIDRIQQWVGYDFTRDELADALYRLASQPMWLGSFDRSRRDLARLKNLTSDFIGRFARAAVSATREAYAGPALVRYNAHVVVPRVIDAEIAVLKGIMGQAIVTIDARKGVYKEQRRVLKRLADALWSTDALWSAGADVLEPAFSADFMAATTDAERARVIVDQIASLTDQSAIDWHNRLVGEIDPAEVGIWTPRHARPGATSHAPRRVVVEEVG encoded by the coding sequence GTGGCGGCTGATCCTCAGGCACACACAGCAGGCGGTCGATCGGACGGCTACGACCCCCGTGACGCCGAGCGCTTCTTCGCCGAGACCCATCGCTCTGCGCGCGGCGACTTCGCTCGCGACCGGGCGAGGGTTCTGCACTCCGCGGCGCTGCGCCGTCTCGCCGCGAAGACGCAGGTGCTGAGCCCGGCCAGCACGGCGGACTTCGCTCGCAACCGCCTGACGCACTCGCTCGAGGTCGCGCAGGTCGGCCGTGAACTCGCGACGGAGCTCGGCATCTCGGCCGATGTGGTCGACACGGCGTGCCTCAGCCACGATCTCGGGCATCCTCCGTTCGGACACAACGGCGAGCGGGCGCTCAACGAGTGGGCCGAGCCGATCGGCGGTTTCGAGGGCAATGCGCAGTCCCTCCGCATCCTCACCCGGCTCGAGGCCAAGGCCATCGACGACGACGGGCAGTCCGTCGGGCTCAACCTCACCAGGGCGAGTCTCGATGCGACGTGCAAGTACCCGTGGACTGTCGACCACCCCGTCCCCGATCCCGGCGGTCGCCTCAAGTTCGGTGTGTACCCCGACGACGAGGCGGTATTCCGGTGGATGCGCGAGGGCGCTCCGGGACGGCTGCGCTGCATCGAGGCCGAGGTGATGGATCTCTCGGACGACATCGGATACTCGGTCCACGACTTCGAAGACGCGATCCTCAACGGCTACGTCGATGTCGCCCAGCTCTCGGATCCGCGTGAGCACGACGCGCTGATCGACCGCATCCAGCAGTGGGTGGGGTATGACTTCACCCGCGACGAGCTCGCCGACGCGCTGTACCGACTCGCGTCGCAGCCGATGTGGCTGGGGTCGTTCGATCGGTCCCGTCGCGATCTCGCCCGACTCAAGAACCTCACGAGCGACTTCATCGGCAGGTTCGCCCGCGCGGCGGTGTCGGCCACACGGGAGGCCTACGCGGGACCCGCTCTCGTTCGGTACAACGCGCACGTCGTCGTGCCGAGGGTGATCGACGCCGAGATCGCCGTGCTCAAGGGAATCATGGGGCAGGCGATCGTCACGATCGATGCCCGCAAGGGCGTCTACAAGGAGCAGCGTCGCGTGCTCAAGCGGCTCGCCGATGCGCTCTGGTCGACGGATGCCCTGTGGTCTGCGGGAGCGGATGTGCTCGAGCCGGCCTTCTCGGCCGACTTCATGGCGGCGACGACGGATGCGGAGCGCGCCCGCGTGATCGTCGATCAGATCGCGAGTCTCACCGACCAGAGCGCGATCGACTGGCACAACAGGCTCGTCGGCGAGATCGATCCGGCCGAGGTCGGCATCTGGACGCCGCGGCACGCCCGACCGGGGGCGACCTCGCACGCACCCCGTCGGGTCGTCGTCGAAGAGGTGGGCTGA